A single region of the Vicia villosa cultivar HV-30 ecotype Madison, WI linkage group LG4, Vvil1.0, whole genome shotgun sequence genome encodes:
- the LOC131598616 gene encoding uncharacterized protein LOC131598616, which translates to MCFPLPKAVIHKIEAICRAFVWTGKDKGHKSPVAWHQVCRPIKQGGMNIINMGIWNQVALLKCLWNIAMKLDNLWVKWVHLYYLKRNNIWTASTPTTCTWIMRAIFERRSDAQEHHQIWLQMQNIGKFSMKRMYDCIIPTVPNVSWSSLIQHNQARPRSVVCLWLACQDRLATKVRLKRLGLLQSEHCSFCNEAPEDFNHLLIECRICSVVWKEILQWLQVRHTPRNWLEEIKWLTSSSRGKGFVQSMLKISIAETVYALWSYRNTNIFDRNNVDNINSVVRRIIDMIVQRGWMKPKHRSKLAVLML; encoded by the coding sequence ATGTGTTTTCCATTACCTAAAGCAGTCATCCACAAGATTGAGGCTATATGTAGAGCGTTTGTGTGGACTGGCAAAGATAAAGGTCATAAGAGCCCTGTTGCTTGGCATCAGGTTTGCAGACCTATTAAACAAGGAGGCATGAATATCATCAATATGGGCATTTGGAACCAGGTTGCACTGCTTAAATGCCTTTGGAACATTGCCATGAAGTTAGATAATTTGTGGGTTAAGTGGGTACACTTATACTATCTGAAGAGAAACAACATATGGACTGCTTCTACACCTACCACTTGCACTTGGATCATGAGAGCTATCTTTGAAAGAAGGAGTGATGCCCAAGAACACCATCAAATCTGGCTGCAGATGCAGAATATTGGCAAGTTCTCCATGAAAAGAATGTATGATTGTATCATCCCTACTGTGCCTAATGTGAGCTGGAGCAGTCTAATACAACATAATCAAGCAAGGCCTAGATCTGTGGTTTGTCTTTGGCTGGCCTGCCAGGATCGCTTGGCAACTAAAGTGAGACTTAAAAGACTTGGACTTCTGCAAAGTGAGCATTGTAGTTTTTGTAATGAGGCCCCTGAAGATTTCAACCATCTTTTAATTGAGTGCAGAATCTGCTCTGTTGTGTGGAAGGAGATCCTTCAGTGGCTGCAAGTGAGGCATACCCCTCGTAATTGGCTGGAGGAAATCAAGTGGTTGACTAGCAGCTCTCGTGGAAAAGGCTTCGTGCAGAGCATGTTGAAGATCTCGATTGCTGAAACTGTTTACGCCCTTTGGAGTTATAGAAATACTAACATCTTTGATAGGAATAATGTTGATAATATCAATAGTGTTGTTAGGAGAATTATAGATATGATTGTACAGAGAGGGTGGATGAAACCCAAGCATAGAAGTAAACTTGCAGTGCTCATGTTATAG